In Dolichospermum flos-aquae CCAP 1403/13F, the following proteins share a genomic window:
- a CDS encoding acyltransferase family protein, producing the protein MNLKTTSQDISNNEGKLLSLQLLRCIAVVLVVNAHAIDNQINLNIGESFQQNFYFLENFGAVGVDIFFVLSGFIISLVAKKYLRLYGFRDFLIKRLIRVLPIYWIVTLITIAFSVFTSNISSLTSVNSPNRYFLKSFFILPFFDGEYFRNPIIVQGWTLSFELYFYIVVAIFLISKSKYIVVTSFLFITSLVATGMVFYNNSNVIFKFISNPINLEFVFGCIIGCIYSSKIQVSRSFSLVLNLIALIGLGVTLFVGYGDIGNHDNIVNGHLSMIRLLLWGVPCSLLVASLVFLESFVSKQIPKFLILIGDASYSIYLTQYLSLKILSDVWKSLKLTYPDVFIIISVGFSVLVGTIFYFTVEKKLINYLNRQYNCFCKKRDSLLIKSS; encoded by the coding sequence ATGAATTTAAAAACCACAAGCCAAGATATATCAAATAATGAAGGCAAATTATTGTCACTCCAGCTATTGCGATGTATAGCTGTTGTCTTAGTAGTTAATGCTCATGCGATCGACAATCAAATTAATCTGAATATTGGAGAGTCTTTTCAGCAGAATTTTTATTTTTTGGAAAATTTTGGTGCTGTTGGCGTTGATATTTTTTTTGTGCTTAGTGGCTTTATTATCTCATTAGTGGCAAAAAAATACCTGAGATTATACGGCTTCAGAGATTTCTTAATTAAGAGATTGATTAGAGTTCTACCTATTTATTGGATAGTTACATTAATTACTATAGCTTTCTCAGTTTTCACCTCAAATATTTCTAGTCTTACATCTGTTAACTCTCCTAATAGATATTTCTTAAAATCATTTTTCATCTTGCCTTTTTTTGATGGTGAATATTTTAGAAATCCTATTATAGTTCAAGGTTGGACTCTTTCATTTGAGCTTTATTTTTATATTGTTGTAGCTATTTTTCTTATATCTAAATCAAAATATATTGTTGTTACTTCTTTCTTGTTTATAACCTCATTGGTTGCTACTGGGATGGTATTTTACAATAATAGTAATGTAATATTTAAGTTTATCTCTAACCCAATAAATCTGGAATTTGTATTCGGCTGTATTATCGGCTGTATATATAGTTCTAAAATTCAGGTATCACGTTCTTTTTCTCTGGTGTTGAATTTGATTGCACTGATTGGATTAGGTGTAACTTTATTTGTGGGTTATGGTGATATTGGAAACCATGATAATATTGTTAACGGTCATCTCTCAATGATTCGTTTGTTGTTGTGGGGTGTGCCTTGTTCTCTATTAGTTGCTAGTTTGGTTTTTTTGGAATCATTTGTTTCAAAACAAATTCCCAAATTTTTGATTTTAATTGGTGATGCTTCGTATTCAATCTATCTAACTCAATATTTATCTTTGAAAATTCTAAGTGATGTTTGGAAGAGCTTAAAGTTAACTTATCCAGATGTTTTTATCATCATTTCTGTGGGATTTTCAGTATTAGTTGGTACTATTTTCTATTTCACAGTTGAGAAAAAATTGATAAATTATCTTAATCGTCAATATAACTGTTTTTGTAAAAAAAGGGATTCACTTTTGATTAAATCTAGCTAG
- a CDS encoding glycosyltransferase, translating into MRNLITVIICTHNPRQEYLDRVLKALNNQTLLRQEWELLLIDNASQRLLASEIDLSWHPNSRHIREETLGLTAARLRGIKEANNDILVFVDDDNVLDPDYLKNTVAILEQNPKIGAIGGKCLPEFEVEPEPWITQFYICLALKDHGDEPKIYFRQQILDIPANDYPPFAPIGAGLILQKELAEIYAKLVSQDTSRLALGRTGKRLVSGEDNDIILTLLEAGWGVGYFPQLQLTHLISANRLTKDYLARLNYASSRSWIQVLDCHNIRPWKKIPQWSVLPRQLKAFFSYQAWKSSSAFIQWRGNCGMFEGLAALPANKTGL; encoded by the coding sequence ATGAGAAACTTAATTACTGTTATTATCTGTACCCACAATCCGCGTCAAGAATATCTTGACAGAGTTCTTAAAGCCCTGAATAATCAAACCCTTTTGAGGCAAGAATGGGAGCTTTTATTAATTGATAATGCTAGTCAAAGACTGCTTGCTTCAGAAATTGATTTGAGTTGGCATCCAAATTCACGCCACATTAGGGAAGAAACTTTAGGATTGACTGCGGCGCGGTTGCGGGGTATTAAGGAGGCAAACAACGATATTTTGGTGTTTGTTGACGATGATAATGTTCTTGATCCAGATTATTTAAAAAATACCGTTGCGATTTTAGAACAAAATCCTAAGATTGGGGCAATCGGTGGCAAATGTTTACCAGAATTTGAGGTTGAGCCTGAACCTTGGATTACTCAGTTTTATATTTGTTTAGCATTAAAAGATCACGGTGATGAGCCTAAAATCTATTTTAGACAACAGATATTAGATATTCCTGCCAATGACTATCCGCCATTTGCTCCCATTGGTGCAGGATTAATTCTTCAAAAAGAACTAGCTGAAATTTATGCAAAATTAGTTTCTCAAGACACATCCAGACTTGCTCTCGGTCGCACAGGTAAAAGATTAGTTTCAGGTGAAGATAACGATATTATTTTGACATTACTAGAAGCTGGTTGGGGAGTCGGTTATTTCCCTCAACTGCAATTAACCCACCTAATTTCTGCAAACCGATTGACAAAAGATTATCTTGCTCGTTTAAACTATGCCTCATCTCGTTCTTGGATTCAGGTGCTAGACTGTCATAATATTAGACCTTGGAAAAAGATTCCTCAATGGAGTGTTTTACCAAGACAGTTAAAGGCATTTTTTAGCTATCAAGCATGGAAAAGTTCCTCTGCTTTTATCCAGTGGAGAGGAAATTGTGGGATGTTTGAAGGACTAGCGGCTTTACCTGCAAACAAAACTGGTTTATAG
- a CDS encoding glycosyl transferase, which yields MAQKITKTRQLIKQLKLGVLVYKLYHLPKSFIQRLTRKGAVNMAVDLQAQIEMEKATYLLPPLQFDQGVTETLDIHFLTGKRFWYQTCFCAYSMSQYIHDFRLRPVIYDDGSLEKQYQDEIVRIFPNAKLILKPEIDEYIDKYLPENKFPYLRERRLNYPNMRKLTDIHVNSQGWKLVLDSDMLFFRAPELLLNWLKCPQNLCHMIDVETSYGYSPDLMTSLAQAEIPERVNVGICGLKSDDIDWEQLEYWCKTMIEKEGTHYFQEQALVAMLMAGKSCTVTPASEYIVMPERDEVIAPKAVLHHYVADSKPWYFRHAWKHILR from the coding sequence ATGGCTCAAAAAATCACAAAAACACGCCAACTTATCAAGCAGTTAAAGCTTGGAGTGCTAGTTTATAAGCTTTATCATCTTCCTAAGAGTTTTATCCAAAGGTTAACTCGTAAGGGTGCAGTAAATATGGCTGTGGACTTGCAAGCACAAATAGAAATGGAGAAAGCTACTTATTTGCTCCCACCATTACAATTCGACCAAGGAGTTACCGAAACATTAGATATTCATTTTCTAACTGGCAAAAGATTTTGGTATCAAACTTGTTTTTGTGCTTATTCCATGTCACAGTATATTCATGATTTTAGATTACGTCCAGTTATTTATGATGATGGATCTTTAGAAAAGCAGTATCAAGATGAGATTGTTAGAATTTTTCCCAATGCAAAACTTATTCTTAAACCAGAAATTGATGAATACATAGATAAATATTTACCAGAAAATAAGTTCCCCTATCTAAGAGAACGTCGGCTTAATTATCCTAATATGCGAAAATTAACCGATATTCATGTTAATTCTCAAGGTTGGAAGCTAGTTCTTGATTCTGATATGCTGTTTTTTCGCGCTCCAGAGCTTTTGTTGAACTGGCTAAAATGCCCTCAAAACCTATGTCACATGATAGATGTGGAAACATCCTATGGTTATTCGCCAGATTTAATGACTTCCTTAGCACAAGCAGAGATTCCTGAGCGAGTCAATGTCGGAATTTGTGGATTAAAAAGTGATGATATTGATTGGGAGCAATTAGAATATTGGTGTAAAACCATGATCGAAAAAGAAGGTACACATTACTTTCAAGAACAAGCTCTTGTTGCTATGCTTATGGCTGGTAAATCTTGTACAGTTACCCCTGCCTCAGAGTATATTGTGATGCCAGAACGAGATGAGGTGATAGCACCTAAAGCTGTTTTACATCATTATGTTGCAGACTCTAAACCTTGGTATTTTCGCCATGCTTGGAAGCATATTCTGCGATGA
- a CDS encoding glycosyltransferase family 2 protein → MKPLVSILVPAYNAAPYIAETLDSALAQTWQNIEIVVVDDGSRDDTLAIAKTYESKRVKVISQENKGASTARNRALKAAQGDFIQYLDADDLLAPDKIERQLKLLEFDRNSDYVASGEWARFFQNPSEAIFTPQTLWTDMSPIDWLIAAWEKNLMMHPAAWLVPRNISDSAGMWNENVSLNDDGEYFCRVILASQGVKFCAGAKSYYRSGIFGSLSGSKSRKAWESAFLSAELCTNNLLAVENSDRTHYACACYWQYFVFMAYPQAKDLIQNAEKNVRSLGGCDLKPEGGIMFKVMREVLGWKIAMQLQKFYYRYRYKK, encoded by the coding sequence ATGAAACCTCTAGTTTCAATCTTAGTGCCAGCCTACAATGCTGCTCCATACATAGCAGAAACTTTGGATTCGGCTTTAGCACAGACTTGGCAGAATATAGAAATTGTAGTTGTTGATGATGGTTCTAGAGATGATACTTTAGCGATCGCCAAAACCTACGAATCAAAAAGAGTCAAGGTAATTAGTCAAGAAAATAAAGGTGCTAGTACAGCTAGGAATAGAGCTTTAAAAGCAGCCCAAGGAGACTTTATTCAATATTTAGATGCTGATGATTTGCTTGCACCAGATAAAATTGAGCGTCAGTTAAAGCTTTTAGAATTTGATCGTAACTCAGATTATGTGGCATCAGGAGAATGGGCTAGATTTTTCCAAAACCCATCTGAAGCTATATTTACCCCACAAACTTTATGGACGGATATGTCACCCATTGACTGGCTTATTGCTGCTTGGGAAAAGAATTTGATGATGCACCCTGCGGCTTGGCTTGTACCGCGAAATATTTCTGACTCTGCTGGTATGTGGAATGAGAACGTATCATTGAATGATGATGGTGAATACTTTTGTCGCGTTATTCTCGCTAGTCAAGGCGTTAAGTTTTGTGCAGGTGCTAAGTCTTACTATCGGTCAGGTATTTTTGGCAGTTTAAGCGGTTCAAAATCTCGAAAGGCATGGGAATCTGCTTTTTTATCAGCAGAGTTATGTACAAATAATTTATTAGCTGTTGAAAATAGCGATCGCACTCATTATGCTTGTGCTTGTTATTGGCAATATTTTGTTTTTATGGCATACCCACAAGCTAAAGATTTAATCCAAAATGCTGAAAAAAATGTTCGTTCTTTAGGAGGGTGTGACTTAAAACCGGAAGGAGGAATTATGTTTAAAGTTATGCGTGAGGTTTTGGGGTGGAAAATAGCAATGCAGTTGCAAAAGTTTTACTATAGATATCGTTACAAAAAGTGA
- a CDS encoding AbrB/MazE/SpoVT family DNA-binding domain-containing protein has product MKSQIGRWGNSLALRIPKYIADELALSINDEVDCRIEKGQLIVRLVQKFPKYTLSQLLSQELEPESEIDWGKPMGNEEW; this is encoded by the coding sequence ATGAAATCGCAAATTGGTCGCTGGGGTAATTCTTTAGCCTTGAGAATCCCAAAATATATTGCAGATGAGTTGGCTTTATCGATCAATGATGAAGTTGACTGCCGTATTGAGAAAGGGCAGCTTATAGTAAGGCTTGTTCAAAAGTTCCCAAAATACACACTCTCACAACTCCTTAGTCAAGAGTTAGAGCCTGAATCTGAGATTGACTGGGGCAAACCAATGGGTAATGAAGAATGGTAG
- a CDS encoding type II toxin-antitoxin system PemK/MazF family toxin, translating to MVDYIPCHGDFIWLNFDPQSGHEQMGKRPALVLSQTEFNNYRGFIFVCPISTTKRKNPFYVEIPDGQAVKGIIMCDQLRSLDFRSRIAEFISTCPENLLAEVLGHIYPILYKSN from the coding sequence ATGGTAGATTACATTCCCTGTCATGGGGATTTTATCTGGCTAAACTTTGACCCACAATCTGGACATGAGCAGATGGGAAAACGCCCCGCACTAGTGTTGAGTCAAACCGAATTTAATAACTATCGCGGTTTTATATTTGTTTGTCCCATCAGTACAACTAAGCGCAAAAATCCTTTCTATGTCGAGATCCCAGATGGTCAAGCCGTAAAAGGTATAATAATGTGTGACCAATTGCGATCGCTAGACTTTCGTTCAAGAATTGCAGAATTTATTTCTACCTGTCCTGAAAATTTGTTAGCAGAAGTTCTTGGGCATATTTATCCTATCCTGTACAAAAGTAATTAG